The Paenibacillus sp. BIC5C1 DNA segment AATAATGCCCCGCGGTTTGAGTAATGTCAGTGCAGCTTGAAGTGCAGCAATGGTACTGTCCATTTCTGTGATAATGCTGGAGTCTGCATCTTCCGAAGGCAGGTATCCCAAGTTGAACATTACAGCACCGACATGACCCTGCCATGTTTCAGGAACGGCCTCAGCCATTCGATCATGGCTTAATTGAAGCATGGAGATGGAGCCCAATTTGGCGGTGTCCTCTTGTTTGCGAATACGGGCTTGTGCCAAGGTAAGTGCCTCGCTTTGAATATCGAAACCAATGACTTGCCCGCGTTTACCAACTTTTTGTGCCAGAAACAGAGTATCCGCCCCCGTGCCTACCGTTGCATCAATAGCTAGATCTCCAGGCTGTAGACGGGAAGAAATCCACTGATGGGCACAGCTTAAAACCGAAAGAAAACCCATCTTAAGCACCCCTCCAGTATTTACCTTGCCAGGAATCCCGCTCACGCAGCTCACGATCAATGGAATTCAACACTTCCCATTTGTTCATGGACCACATCGGCCCAATCAGCAAATCACGCGGTGCATCACCTGTAAGACGGTGTACGATCATTTCGGGTGGAAGCATCTCCAGCGTATCGACGATCAGTTTAATGTACTCGTCTTGTTCCAGGAAACGAAGAAGTCCGGCCTCATACTGCTTCACCATTGGCGTTTTGCGCATCAGATGAAGTAGGTGAATTTTGATTCCCTGCACATCCATGTTGGCAACAGCCCGTCCGGTATCCAGCATCATTTCATGGGTTTCCTGCGGCAGTCCGTAAATAATAT contains these protein-coding regions:
- a CDS encoding class I SAM-dependent methyltransferase yields the protein MGFLSVLSCAHQWISSRLQPGDLAIDATVGTGADTLFLAQKVGKRGQVIGFDIQSEALTLAQARIRKQEDTAKLGSISMLQLSHDRMAEAVPETWQGHVGAVMFNLGYLPSEDADSSIITEMDSTIAALQAALTLLKPRGIITVVLYPGHDGGSQEADAVLKWSSALPVEQAQVVIYRQLQRETSPFLIGIEKK